A stretch of Ursus arctos isolate Adak ecotype North America unplaced genomic scaffold, UrsArc2.0 scaffold_4, whole genome shotgun sequence DNA encodes these proteins:
- the LAMP3 gene encoding lysosome-associated membrane glycoprotein 3 isoform X1 codes for MPWRLSAVVVLFLSLAVILHYGSQMRANVFPETRDYPPTTAATVEAPAKPFLQLTHQVPSQTLAAGSMDGHITSQRAAPTSSSEPPTTHTTAKTVGTTSLITTNSTPTTSPTAHTLITTLATLNNSHTAAPVTEATVGPSAAPGSPPTTVPPVTHMTGTSPSTISPTTRKTTQPSNQTALPATLSTPPHNSTTSHKSAQPSHAPSPTTAVHNTTQTASPATTASRPTLAPRPSSAKTGIYQVLNGSRLCVKAEMGIELMVQETESVFSPQRYFNIDPNATQASGNCGFRKSNLLLNFQGGFVNFTFTKDENSYYINEVRAYLTVSNPETVYQGTKSSVVMFETVVGHSFKCVSEQSIQLSTRLQLKTMNVQYQAFDFEDDHFGNADECFTDRNRRENPVAVGLSIAVLLIVLLTACLVASKRPSRGYERM; via the exons ATGCCCTGGCGGCTCTCTGCAGTGGTGGTGCTCTTCCTGTCCCTGGCTG TGATTTTGCATTATGGCAGTCAAATGAGAGCCAATGTGTTTCCAGAAACAAGGGACTACCCACCTACAACAGCAGCAACAGTAGAGGCCCCAGCAAAACCTTTCCTGCAACTAACTCACCAAGTCCCTAGCCAAACTTTAGCAGCAGGATCAATGGATGGTCACATCACGTCTCAAAGAGCTGCCCCGACCTCCAGCTCTGAgcccccaaccacacacacaacaGCAAAAACTGTAGGAACAACTTCTTTGATAACTACAAACAGCACACCAACTACCAGCCCAACAGCCCACACCCTAATCACAACCTTGGCCACACTCAATAACTCACACACAGCTGCACCAGTCACTGAGGCTACAGTCGGCCCCAGTGCAGCCCCAGGTTCACCGCCAACCACCGTCCCTCCAGTGACCCATATGACAGGAACCAGCCCATCCACTATCAGCCCCACAACTAGGAAAACCACCCAACCCAGTAACCAGACCGCCCTTCCGGCAACTTTGTCCACCCCACCACATAACAGCACAACCAGTCACAAGTCTGCTCAACCCAGTCATGCCCCCAGCCCAACCACAGCTGTACACAATACCACCCAAACGGCCTCGCCTGCCACCACAGCTTCCAGACCCACTCTTGCACCTCGGCCTTCGTCAGCCAAGACTGGAATTTATCAAGTTCTAAATGGAAGCAGGCTCTGTGTCAAAGCAGAGATGGGGATAGAGCTAATGGTTCAAGAGACAGAGTCG GTTTTTTCACCTCAGAGATACTTCAACATTGATCCCAACGCAACCCAAGCCTCTGGGAACTGTGGCTTCCGAAAATCCAACCTTCTCTTGAACTTCCAGGGCGGATTTGTGAATTTCACATTTACGAAG GATGAAAACTCGTATTATATCAATGAAGTGAGAGCCTATTTGACAGTCTCAAATCCAG AGACAGTTTACCAAGGAACGAAAAGTTCTGTGGTGATGTTTGAGACTGTGGTTGGGCATTCCTTCAAATGTGTGAGTGAACAGAGCATCCAGCTGTCAACCCGGCTTCAGCTGAAAACAATGAATGTCCAATATCAAGCCTTTGATTTCGAGGATGACCACTTTGGAAATG CGGATGAATGCTTCACTGAcagaaacaggagagaaaacCCTGTGGCCGTGGGCCTGAGTATCGCAGTACTGCTTATCGTTTTGCTAACAGCGTGTCTGGTGGCCAGCAAGAGGCCCAGTAGAGGATATGAACGCATGTAA
- the LAMP3 gene encoding lysosome-associated membrane glycoprotein 3 isoform X2: MPWRLSAVVVLFLSLAVILHYGSQMRANVFPETRDYPPTTAATVEAPAKPFLQLTHQVPSQTLAAGSMDGHITSQRAAPTSSSEPPTTHTTAKTVGTTSLITTNSTPTTSPTAHTLITTLATLNNSHTAAPVTEATVGPSAAPGSPPTTVPPVTHMTGTSPSTISPTTRKTTQPSNQTALPATLSTPPHNSTTSHKSAQPSHAPSPTTAVHNTTQTASPATTASRPTLAPRPSSAKTGIYQVLNGSRLCVKAEMGIELMVQETESVFSPQRYFNIDPNATQASGNCGFRKSNLLLNFQGGFVNFTFTKDENSYYINEVRAYLTVSNPETVYQGTKSSVVMFETVVGHSFKCVSEQSIQLSTRLQLKTMNVQYQAFDFEDDHFGNVDECSSDYTIVLPVIGAIVLGLCAVGLTVYGIRLRRESSGYQRI, from the exons ATGCCCTGGCGGCTCTCTGCAGTGGTGGTGCTCTTCCTGTCCCTGGCTG TGATTTTGCATTATGGCAGTCAAATGAGAGCCAATGTGTTTCCAGAAACAAGGGACTACCCACCTACAACAGCAGCAACAGTAGAGGCCCCAGCAAAACCTTTCCTGCAACTAACTCACCAAGTCCCTAGCCAAACTTTAGCAGCAGGATCAATGGATGGTCACATCACGTCTCAAAGAGCTGCCCCGACCTCCAGCTCTGAgcccccaaccacacacacaacaGCAAAAACTGTAGGAACAACTTCTTTGATAACTACAAACAGCACACCAACTACCAGCCCAACAGCCCACACCCTAATCACAACCTTGGCCACACTCAATAACTCACACACAGCTGCACCAGTCACTGAGGCTACAGTCGGCCCCAGTGCAGCCCCAGGTTCACCGCCAACCACCGTCCCTCCAGTGACCCATATGACAGGAACCAGCCCATCCACTATCAGCCCCACAACTAGGAAAACCACCCAACCCAGTAACCAGACCGCCCTTCCGGCAACTTTGTCCACCCCACCACATAACAGCACAACCAGTCACAAGTCTGCTCAACCCAGTCATGCCCCCAGCCCAACCACAGCTGTACACAATACCACCCAAACGGCCTCGCCTGCCACCACAGCTTCCAGACCCACTCTTGCACCTCGGCCTTCGTCAGCCAAGACTGGAATTTATCAAGTTCTAAATGGAAGCAGGCTCTGTGTCAAAGCAGAGATGGGGATAGAGCTAATGGTTCAAGAGACAGAGTCG GTTTTTTCACCTCAGAGATACTTCAACATTGATCCCAACGCAACCCAAGCCTCTGGGAACTGTGGCTTCCGAAAATCCAACCTTCTCTTGAACTTCCAGGGCGGATTTGTGAATTTCACATTTACGAAG GATGAAAACTCGTATTATATCAATGAAGTGAGAGCCTATTTGACAGTCTCAAATCCAG AGACAGTTTACCAAGGAACGAAAAGTTCTGTGGTGATGTTTGAGACTGTGGTTGGGCATTCCTTCAAATGTGTGAGTGAACAGAGCATCCAGCTGTCAACCCGGCTTCAGCTGAAAACAATGAATGTCCAATATCAAGCCTTTGATTTCGAGGATGACCACTTTGGAAATG tggATGAGTGTTCGTCTGACTACACAATTGTGCTTCCTGTGATTGGGGCCATTGTGCTTGGTCTCTGTGCTGTGGGTTTGACTGTCTATGGAATCCGCCTAAGACGTGAATCATCTGGATACCAGAGAATCTAA